Proteins from one Cryptomeria japonica chromosome 4, Sugi_1.0, whole genome shotgun sequence genomic window:
- the LOC131033469 gene encoding laccase-17: MAATLNGLVLSVLVFVLFLTHSASGKHSRLIRHYKFDIKLKNVTRLCHTKSLITVNGQFPGPAIVAREGDRVIVKVTNHISNNVSIHWHGIRQLRSGWADGPAYITQCPIQNGQSYKYKFTITGQRGTLWWHAHISWLRSSLYGPIIIYHKKNASYPFPKPHKEVPIIFGEWWNADTETVINQAMKNGGGPNVSDAYTINGLPGPLYNCSTKDTFKLKVIPGKTYLLRIINAALNDELFFSIANHTMTIVETDAVYVKPFQSNTILISPGQTTNVLLTTKSQPPKARFLMYARPYVTGGGTFDNSTVAGILEYAFPNTTAGKFPLIKPVLPALNDTSFATNFSKKMRSLTPPPVPQTVDKRFLFTIGLGLNPCTPGQTCQGPNGTMFGASINNISFVMPTTALLQAHFFGRSKGVYNRTFPDNPPFLFNFTGTPPNNTRTLFDTRVKTIPFNTRVELVLQDTSIVGPESHPLHLHGFNFFIVGQGVGNYNASSDPSKFNLVDPPERNTVGVPSGGWVALRFKADNPGVWFMHCHLEAHTSWGLKMAWVVLNGNGKSQSLPPPPKDLPSC, from the exons ATGGCAGCCACTTTGAATGGCCTAGTTTTATCAGTTTTGGTATTCGTACTATTTCTGACTCATTCTGCTTCTGGGAAGCATTCTCGGCTCATTCGGCACTACAAATTCGAT ATAAAACTGAAGAATGTGACTCGTCTTTGCCATACAAAGAGCCTCATTACTGTGAATGGCCAGTTCCCTGGGCCTGCAATAGTTGCTCGCGAAGGTGATCGCGTAATTGTCAAAGTAACAAATCACATTTCCAACAACGTCTCGATTCATTG GCATGGAATCCGCCAGCTGAGATCCGGATGGGCAGACGGTCCTGCATATATAACCCAATGCCCCATTCAGAATGGGCAGAGTTACAAGTACAAATTCACAATCACAGGGCAGAGAGGAACACTGTGGTGGCATGCCCACATTTCATGGCTGCGTTCCAGTTTGTATGGACCCATTATAATCTATCACAAAAAGAATGCCTCTTACCCATTTCCCAAGCCACATAAGGAAGTTCCCATTATTTTCG GAGAATGGTGGAATGCAGACACGGAGACTGTTATCAACCAAGCCATGAAAAATGGCGGAGGGCCTAATGTATCCGATGCCTATACCATAAACGGCCTGCCTGGACCCCTGTATAACTGCTCTACTAAAG ATACATTCAAGCTGAAAGTCATCCCAGGGAAAACATACCTTCTGCGCATAATCAATGCTGCTCTGAATGATGAACTCTTCTTTTCAATCGCCAACCACACAATGACCATAGTGGAAACAGATGCCGTATATGTAAAGCCCTTCCAAAGCAACACCATTCTCATTTCACCCGGCCAGACCACCAACGTGCTATTAACCACCAAATCTCAGCCACCCAAAGCCAGATTTCTCATGTATGCCCGCCCATACGTTACAGGGGGTGGCACTTTTGACAACTCCACAGTGGCCGGCATTTTAGAGTACGCTTTCCCCAACACCACAGCTGGTAAATTTCCACTGATAAAACCCGTCCTTCCAGCCCTGAATGACACCTCATTTGCCACCAACTTCAGCAAGAAGATGAGAAGCTTGACCCCTCCGCCAGTTCCTCAAACTGTGGACaaaagattcctattcacaattgGGCTGGGACTAAACCCTTGCACTCCAGGCCAGACTTGCCAAGGTCCCAACGGCACCATGTTCGGAGCCTCCATCAACAACATCTCCTTCGTGATGCCCACCACGGCTCTTCTTCAAGCCCACTTCTTTGGCCGCTCTAAGGGAGTTTACAACCGCACCTTCCCCGACAATCCACCCTTCCTTTTCAATTTCACTGGTACGCCTCCCAATAACACACGCACTCTTTTCGACACGAGGGTGAAGACGATTCCATTCAACACGAGAGTAGAGCTGGTGCTGCAAGACACCAGTATTGTGGGTCCCGAGAGCCACCCGCTGCATCTCCATGGCTTCAATTTCTTCATCGTGGGGCAGGGCGTAGGCAACTATAATGCCTCCTCAGATCCCTCTAAATTCAATCTGGTGGATCCTCCTGAAAGGAATACAGTAGGTGTTCCTAGCGGTGGGTGGGTGGCTCTTCGTTTTAAAGCTGATAATCCAG GAGTGTGGTTCATGCACTGTCATTTGGAGGCCCACACGAGCTGGGGATTGAAGATGGCGTGGGTTGTTCTCAATGGAAATGGGAAATCTCAATCTCTTCCTCCGCCTCCCAAAGATCTTCCGTCCTGCTGA